TTTGTTGCGGTATTTGAACAAATCGGAATTCCGTATGCAGCTGATATCATGAACTTTGTTATTTTAATCGCGCTGTTATCTGTTGCGAATTCAGGTTTATACGCATCGACACGTATCCTGTACGCGATGGCGAATGAAGGACAGGCCTTCAAAGCGCTGGGCAAAACAAACAAACGAGGTGTGCCGCTGAATGCGTTAATCGTAACGATGGCTGTGGCCTGCCTATCGCTTCTATCGAAAGTGGCGGCGGCTGAAACCGTGTATATGGTGCTTCTATCTTTGGCGGGCATGAGCGCCCAGGTCGGCTGGATCACGATTACGCTCTCTCAAATCATGTTCAGACGCAAATATATCCGCGAGGGCGGCAAGAAGGAAGATCTGAAATTCAAAACACCGCTTTATCCGGTGCTTCCGCTGATCGGCCTGACATTAAATACGGTCGTTCTCATCAGCCTTGCGTTTGATCCGGAGCAGCGTATCGCGCTGTATTGCGGCATACCGTTTATGATCATTTGCTACATCGTTTATCATGTCGTCATTAAAAAACGCCAGCAGGCAAATCGTCAGCTAGAGCTTTAAACACATTGTCCGCAAGTCATCTTTGTTATAACCCGCATAGGACATTATCTTATATGTTGAGGTGGAATCACAGATGGATAAAACGATTTCGGTTATTGGAATGCCAATGGATTTAGGACAAGCACGACGCGGAGTGGACATGGGCCCGAGTGCCATCCGGTACGCCCATCTGATTGAGAGGCTTTCAGACATGGGGTATACGGTTGAAGATCTCGGTGACATTCCGATCAACCGCGAAAAGATCAAAAATGACGAGGAATTAAAGAACCTGAATTCCGTTTTGGCGGGAAATGAAAAACTCGCGCAAAAGGTCAACAAAGTCATCGAAGAGAAAAAATTCCCGCTTGTCCTCGGCGGCGACCACAGTATTGCGATCGGCACGCTGGCAGGCACAGCGAAGCATTACGATCATCTCGGCGTCATCTGGTATGACGCGCACGGAGATCTGAATACGCTTGAAACATCACCATCAGGCAATATTCACGGCATGCCGCTTGCCGTCAGCCTCGGCATCGGCCACGAGTCACTGGTGAACCTTGAAGGCTACGCGCCTAAAATCAAACCGGAAAACGTCGTCATCATCGGCGCCCGGTCACTTGATGAAGGGGAGCGCAAGTATATTAGGGAAAGCGGCATGAAGGTGTACACGATGCACGAAATCGACCGTCTCGGCATGACAAAGGTGATCGAAGAAACCCTTGATTATTTATCAGCATGTGACGGCGTCCATCTCAGCCTTGATCTGGACGGGCTTGATCCGAACGACGCACCGGGTGTCGGAACCCCCGTCATCGGCGGCATCAGCTACCGTGAGAGCCATTTGGCGATGGAAATGCTGTATGACGCAGGCATCATCACCTCAGCTGAATTCGTCGAGGTCAACCCGATTCTTGATCATGAAAACAAGACTGGCCAAACAGCGGTAGAGCTCGTAGAATCTCTGCTAGGGAAGAAGCTGCTGTAGACATGAGAAAACCCCCGCATCCCGCGGGGGTTTTTGATTTATCCAATCATTTTCTCAGCGACTTTCATCTCCTGTGAATGAGTTTGGTGGTCTGCAATAAACCATCCTGATAAAATCACCGCTGCGACGCCTACACCAATCAGACATTTTTTCATTTATATAACCTCCGTTCGTTTAATGAGTTCTTCAATTTGTAATGCCTCATAAAAAAAGTGGGCAGCTTCTTTATAAAGCTCATGCTCTTTATACTTTTCGCCAGCCAAAATGGAAAGTTCTCTTACACTGTCATACTCTTTCTCGGACACCAATTCATCCATATGTTGTTTGCATAAGTGAAACGTTTCCGCATGACCTCCTTCTGCATAAATGGCATATAAAATATCTATTTTTGCCTCACATATTCTATTCGGCTCGATAGCCAATTTTTCCTTCACATCTTGGTAATAAGATAAAGCCTGTTCTTTCTTTTGACTCTTAAACAGTTCTCGTATCAGTAGATAGACAGAATAATAGTAATAGGCGGAGCGGGCAAATTCTTCGTGTTGCAGGGCCTCTTCTAATTTGGAGACCGCTTCTTCTGATTTGCCGCTTTGCGCATGAAGAAGTCCGAAGTTATGCAAAAGCTGGGCTTCAAAAAAATGATCCTCTAATTCTCTCGTGATCCGGATCGCTTCGTCCAAATATGTTTCAGCTTCTTCAAACTGGTTCATCTCGGTGCAATTGCCTGACATCGTGATCAGCGCCGAGGCGAGTTTCTTTTTATAATCGGTCTCTTCCCTAAATGTTTTGACCGCTTGCCGTGTATGATTGAGGGACACAATATTTTGACCCAGTTTGTAATAGAGCTTACCGACCTTCAGGTGAAACTCGGCTTTTTCAATCGGATCGGGAATGTTGCCAAGATACTGCTCGGCCTCTTTATAAAGCCCAATGGCGATATCGTAATTATTTTTATAGGCTTCGTACATGCCTTCAAACAGAAAAAAGTAATATTTCAGCATGTCTGACGTAGCATTCATATGAGAAGGCTCCTCATGCTGGAAGCCCTGTCCTCTCGCCTCGTGAAGCAATACCTTGTGGCGCAGTTCCAATAAGGAGAAGTAGGCAAGCACCTCCTGATCCTCTTCCATGTCATCCAATAAAGGCTTCACTTCTTCAAACAAACGGGCGGACTCTTCCACTTCATGTTTCTTGATTGCAAGGTACCAATCGTTGAGCATATTAGCGATTTCTGCAGGTGCAATTTTATTCATGTGAAACTCCCTTCTCTCGTGACTTATCAATCTCAGTTGCTTATTCTGATAGTAACACCTCTTTCTATTTTATGTAAAATCCTCTAGTCAATAAATAAAGGAGAGATGATATGACAATGATGCTGACTCCCATGCAGACAGAAGAATTTCGGTCTTATCTCACGTACACGACCAAGCATTACGCGGAAGAGAAGGTTAAGGCGGGAACATGGCAGCCTGAAGACGCACAGCTTTTGTCTAGGCAGGCCTTTTCCAATCTGCTTCCGAAAGGGCTGGAAACCCCCCATCATCATTTGTGGAGCCTCACGCTGAATGAAAAGGAAATCGTCGGCTGGCTCTGGGTCCATGCTGAACCGGAGCACCCGCAGCAGGAAGCGTTTATTTACGATTTCGGGTTATATGAACCATACAGAGGCAAGGGCTATGCAAAGCAAGCATTGGCGGCATTAGACCAGCAAGCACGCAGTATGGGAATCCGGAAGCTGTCCCTCCACGTCTTTGCCCACAACCAGGCGGCGCGGAAGTTATATGAGCGAACCGGATTTCAAGAAACGGACGTGGTGATGAGTAAGAAGCTGTAAGAAAAGGGCCTTTATCCGGCCTTTTTTTGTGGACAGCCTTCTGTAAATGATTTCTAAACATTCTGTAAATAACCTAGTTCCTTTCCTTATGTTCCTAATATAATATGGGTGAAGGAAATCACCTTCCTTACATTCACAAGAAAAGAGGAGATGTAATTGAAGTTCAAGACAAGGATGTCAATATTTATGGTAGCGCTTGCAATGTGCGGCGGATTGTTTGTTTCTCCCGCCAAAGCCGTAAAAACCACAAACTATGCAGAAGAAATCGCCGCACTGCAGCCAGGCACGACGCCGGAAGAAATCATGAAGTCCGCCAGCCAGATTGCCAAACAGCAGCACGTCAAGCAAGACGTCATTCTGAAACAGTTCTATGAGGAAATCACAGCTGATAAGGCAGAAGGCGACAGGCTCGCCAAGGAAAATGGCATGTCTATCATGGGCGGCTCGTCCGGCACGAAAAAACTTCCGACAAGCGCGAAAGGGAATATCTACTACACCAACTCCTACACAGCCTACTACAATCACGGCCACGTCGGCATGTATTCCGCCGCTGACAAAATTGTTGAATCTGTCCCGAGCGACGGCGTGAGGCAGATCGCTTACAATGCCAGAGACGTGGAAAACAACTCCATCGTACAGACAGTCAATGTCACTTCTTCACAGAAAACATCCGCTGCCGACTGGGCGGTATCTAGAGTCGGTGACCCATACTCATTTAACTTCGTCAATAACAGAAATACCGGCCATGACGGCGCCAAAAACTGTTCAAAGCTCCTATGGTCCGCCTTTTTGCTGAAAGCAGGCATTGATATAGACGGCAACGGAGGCTTAGGCGTATATCCGCGCGACATCACTGACTCTTCCTATACGTCGACCATCATGACCATTTACTAAGGAGAAGGATATGAGGAAGTGGATGATCGCTATTGCCATGCTGATTCTCGCAGGGATCGCACTATTTGTCTTCGTTTCTCCTCTCAAAAGCCATAAAGCTGTGAGTCAGCAGGAGCTCCGAGATCCTGATTTTCTCGATGACAAAGAAGTCCTGCTGTATCTCTCAACCTCTGCGGATCAAGATGCATACGGCGGCGGGAAAAGCTACGCCCTGTTTATCAGCCAAGACGGGTCGCTGTCTTCTTTTAAGATGAAGGGTCTTGAGCTGGGCTCAGCCAAGGTTCACGGAGACAGTGTGATGCTGGAGGATAAAAACACGATTTACACGATCAAAAACGGCCTGCGCTCCCATAAAAGAGCCTATCAGCATACCGGTGACAGTGCGGGCTTTTTACAACAAACGGACGGTTTTTACACGCTCTACAACTCCGGCTATGACAAAAAGGGAGACGGATACCGCTCAGAGCTGTACCGCCAGATGGACGGAGAGTGGAAAAAAGACGTCATCCCCCATTACATCCGCGCCTCCGGTTTTCATGACGGCACCATCTACACACTTGTCCCGACAGCTGACGAAAAAGGCTATCAGCTCCTCCAGATTCAAGCCGATCAACAGAAGCTCGCCTATCACACGATAACGGAATGGCAGTATCGGGAAGGAGCCTCAATCGAATCCCAGCTTGCTGTGGACGATCAAGCGGTTTATGTCATGATTCGCGGCCAAAAGGCTCGTAATCTTTATCAAATGGTCAAAATCAACAAGAAAAGCGGAAAAATAGAGATGCACGACATCGCCGAATACAAAAATGACGAACAAACGATATACAGCTCCATGCCCTTCAGCTTTAAAAACAGCTTTTTCTCTCATGGTGGATACCTGTACTTCATTGACGGCTTCGGAAAGGTATACAAAATCGACGCAAAGACAGGAAAATCAACCATTGCCTTCGCCCTTTCACCGGAAAAAATGAAAGCCGATTTCAAAGAAATCACCCGAAAAGGCGGCAGTCTCTATTTCTTCACATACACTTATAACCAGCCTGCATATATTGAACAATACAGCCTGAAAACCGGAAAAAAAGTGAAAGAAAAGGAGATGAAGAAGGTAAAGGATGTCGTGACGCCGAAGAGTCATTTGAAGCTGTATGATTTTGAAGTGATGAAGGGGTTGTAAGGGCTAGGAGGTTAGTATGGGAGCCATCGCTGTGTTATTTATCGTTTTTGGTTTTCCAATCATCGCAGGTGTATTTGGTATAGCGGGTCATTTTTTATTCAAGAGATTTTGGGTAGCGCCTCTTATCGTCCTTATCGGGAGTTTGATCTAGTTGTTTACGTTAGCCGCTGGCAACAGTTCATTCATGTTTTGGGTTGTGCTTTATACTGCAATTGCGTTAGCGACCAGTGTTGTCACATTATTTCTCAGGAAATGTTTTAACTGATCGCTGTTTATGAAGAGACTGGGTGAAGTCTCTTTTTTTGTTGAATCAATTTCGCAGTGATTTGTAAAGGAGGGATCAAATGGGCACCAAACGTGTCATTATGCAAGCAGCGATTATTGGTTTGACTTCGGCGGTTACTGTGTTCCTGCTGAATGGAGGGAAAGCGGGCTGGTTGGACATCGTCGGAACCATTGTCGGCTGCTGGCTTGGCATTTTTATTGTTATTAAGATGCAGAAAAAACAGTCGTGAAAAAGGGAAAGGGTCATGACGAACCGAAGTCATGTGCTAGGGCGCAAAGTCCAAAACCATGAATGGGAGGAATGGCGTTGACTGGAAACAAAGCGGTTGTGTACAAAGGCAAAGGATCTGTAGCGGTGGAGGATATCGGTTATCCGGAGTTAGTCTTGAAGGACGGGCCCGGTGTTCCGAAGGCGAATGTGAACCGAAAATGTGAGCACGGGGTGATTTTGAAGGTGCTTACCACCAACATTTGCGGAAGCGACCAGCACATG
The Bacillus vallismortis genome window above contains:
- the rocF gene encoding arginase, with the translated sequence MDKTISVIGMPMDLGQARRGVDMGPSAIRYAHLIERLSDMGYTVEDLGDIPINREKIKNDEELKNLNSVLAGNEKLAQKVNKVIEEKKFPLVLGGDHSIAIGTLAGTAKHYDHLGVIWYDAHGDLNTLETSPSGNIHGMPLAVSLGIGHESLVNLEGYAPKIKPENVVIIGARSLDEGERKYIRESGMKVYTMHEIDRLGMTKVIEETLDYLSACDGVHLSLDLDGLDPNDAPGVGTPVIGGISYRESHLAMEMLYDAGIITSAEFVEVNPILDHENKTGQTAVELVESLLGKKLL
- a CDS encoding Phr family secreted Rap phosphatase inhibitor, whose product is MKKCLIGVGVAAVILSGWFIADHQTHSQEMKVAEKMIG
- a CDS encoding Rap family tetratricopeptide repeat protein; the encoded protein is MNKIAPAEIANMLNDWYLAIKKHEVEESARLFEEVKPLLDDMEEDQEVLAYFSLLELRHKVLLHEARGQGFQHEEPSHMNATSDMLKYYFFLFEGMYEAYKNNYDIAIGLYKEAEQYLGNIPDPIEKAEFHLKVGKLYYKLGQNIVSLNHTRQAVKTFREETDYKKKLASALITMSGNCTEMNQFEEAETYLDEAIRITRELEDHFFEAQLLHNFGLLHAQSGKSEEAVSKLEEALQHEEFARSAYYYYSVYLLIRELFKSQKKEQALSYYQDVKEKLAIEPNRICEAKIDILYAIYAEGGHAETFHLCKQHMDELVSEKEYDSVRELSILAGEKYKEHELYKEAAHFFYEALQIEELIKRTEVI
- a CDS encoding GNAT family N-acetyltransferase, with product MTMMLTPMQTEEFRSYLTYTTKHYAEEKVKAGTWQPEDAQLLSRQAFSNLLPKGLETPHHHLWSLTLNEKEIVGWLWVHAEPEHPQQEAFIYDFGLYEPYRGKGYAKQALAALDQQARSMGIRKLSLHVFAHNQAARKLYERTGFQETDVVMSKKL
- a CDS encoding YiiX/YebB-like N1pC/P60 family cysteine hydrolase is translated as MKFKTRMSIFMVALAMCGGLFVSPAKAVKTTNYAEEIAALQPGTTPEEIMKSASQIAKQQHVKQDVILKQFYEEITADKAEGDRLAKENGMSIMGGSSGTKKLPTSAKGNIYYTNSYTAYYNHGHVGMYSAADKIVESVPSDGVRQIAYNARDVENNSIVQTVNVTSSQKTSAADWAVSRVGDPYSFNFVNNRNTGHDGAKNCSKLLWSAFLLKAGIDIDGNGGLGVYPRDITDSSYTSTIMTIY